In the genome of Nymphaea colorata isolate Beijing-Zhang1983 chromosome 9, ASM883128v2, whole genome shotgun sequence, one region contains:
- the LOC116261233 gene encoding actin-depolymerizing factor 5-like isoform X1, producing the protein MVQVYCYCCRSLSIWRQYVSLIEMPTCSFLTKGSPFSCFLVHKRNIGLPISDECKNMFTELKKKKAHKFIVFKIDEHSKLVMVDQVGGSAASYEELAASLPSDDCRYAVFDFDFVTIDNFPMSKIFLITWSPSASKIRAKMLYATFKDGLRRALEGIHYELQATDPTEMGIEVIKDKAK; encoded by the exons ATGGTACAGGTTTATTGTTATTGTTGCCGTTCACTTTCAATTTGGAGACAATATGTCTCGTTAATCGAGATGCCCACCTGTTCATTTCTAACAAAAGGGTCTCCTTTTTCCTGCTTTCTGGTTCACAAGAGAAACATTGGGCTGCCGATCTCTGATGAGTGCAAGAATATGTTCACGGagctcaagaagaagaaggcgcaCAAGTTCATCGTTTTCAAGATCGACGAGCACTCGAAGCTGGTGATGGTCGACCAGGTCGGCGGATCCGCTGCAAGTTATGAAGAACTCGCCGCGTCTCTTCCGAGCGACGATTGCCGATATGCCGTCTTCGATTTCGACTTTGTCACGATTGACAATTTCCCGATGAGCAAGATCTTCTTGATCACCTG GTCCCCAAGTGCTTCAAAAATAAGAGCGAAGATGTTGTATGCAACTTTCAAGGATGGCTTGAGGAGGGCTCTAGAGGGGATTCATTATGAGCTACAGGCGACCGACCCAACCGAGATGGGGATTGAGGTTATCAAAGACAAAGCAAAATAG
- the LOC116261233 gene encoding actin-depolymerizing factor 5-like isoform X2, whose amino-acid sequence MALAFRMRNIGLPISDECKNMFTELKKKKAHKFIVFKIDEHSKLVMVDQVGGSAASYEELAASLPSDDCRYAVFDFDFVTIDNFPMSKIFLITWSPSASKIRAKMLYATFKDGLRRALEGIHYELQATDPTEMGIEVIKDKAK is encoded by the exons ATGGCATTGGCATTCAGAATG AGAAACATTGGGCTGCCGATCTCTGATGAGTGCAAGAATATGTTCACGGagctcaagaagaagaaggcgcaCAAGTTCATCGTTTTCAAGATCGACGAGCACTCGAAGCTGGTGATGGTCGACCAGGTCGGCGGATCCGCTGCAAGTTATGAAGAACTCGCCGCGTCTCTTCCGAGCGACGATTGCCGATATGCCGTCTTCGATTTCGACTTTGTCACGATTGACAATTTCCCGATGAGCAAGATCTTCTTGATCACCTG GTCCCCAAGTGCTTCAAAAATAAGAGCGAAGATGTTGTATGCAACTTTCAAGGATGGCTTGAGGAGGGCTCTAGAGGGGATTCATTATGAGCTACAGGCGACCGACCCAACCGAGATGGGGATTGAGGTTATCAAAGACAAAGCAAAATAG